One Bacteroidota bacterium DNA segment encodes these proteins:
- a CDS encoding SGNH/GDSL hydrolase family protein: MQSSSLKQGFLLIVTVLMGCAAGEHFLHNGERIVFLGDSITQLGVKPNGYVTIVQDSLHKNHGEMNIEVIGAGISGNKVPDLQKRLTKDVLEKHPTIVVIYIGINDVWHWATPGLTGTTKENYEAGLKEIIGSIHGVGARVVLCTPSVIGEKTDGSNPQDAMLEEYSDISRRVAKETGSTLCDLHKSFAAYLKSNNPNNKEKGILTVDRVHLNDAGNLFVAEQILKTLEQ; encoded by the coding sequence ATGCAAAGCTCATCCTTAAAACAAGGATTTCTTTTGATCGTGACTGTTCTCATGGGATGTGCGGCGGGGGAGCACTTTCTGCATAACGGAGAACGGATCGTGTTTTTAGGAGATTCGATTACCCAGCTCGGCGTAAAGCCCAACGGCTACGTCACAATTGTCCAGGACAGTCTCCATAAGAATCACGGAGAGATGAATATCGAAGTGATCGGAGCAGGCATCAGCGGCAATAAAGTTCCCGACCTGCAAAAGCGGTTGACCAAAGACGTGCTGGAAAAACACCCGACCATCGTCGTGATTTATATCGGCATCAACGACGTGTGGCATTGGGCGACGCCTGGGCTTACAGGAACAACAAAAGAAAATTATGAAGCCGGATTGAAAGAGATCATCGGGTCTATTCACGGCGTCGGTGCGCGCGTTGTTCTTTGTACGCCGAGCGTGATAGGCGAAAAGACCGACGGGTCGAATCCGCAGGATGCCATGCTTGAAGAGTATTCGGACATCAGCCGGCGCGTTGCAAAAGAAACCGGCAGTACGTTGTGCGACCTCCACAAGTCGTTTGCTGCTTATCTGAAATCGAATAATCCAAACAACAAAGAAAAAGGAATTCTGACCGTGGACAGAGTGCATCTCAACGATGCCGGCAATCTCTTTGTCGCCGAACAGATCCTCAAAACGCTAGAGCAGTGA
- a CDS encoding FtsX-like permease family protein produces the protein MKVLKLVLKNLLRHKLRTFLTVLGLSCAVFAFGFLRTIVSAWNSGVASSSSVRLITRHAVSFVYPLPLSYKEQIEKVPGVTKVSYAYWFQGVYKDQSFDNFFPRYAVDAEQFLSMYPEFVIPPDQLETFKKERNACIVGRKIMEKYGWKIGDVIPIEGDIYPGHWQFVIRGVYTGKDKTVDETQMFLQWSYLDESLKQTALYRSGQVGWYAVQIANANDAATVSENIDALFANSPAKTKTETEKAFQQSFVSLSSAILTSLEVVSYVIIGIILLVLANTIIMSARERIREYAVLKTLGFNAGHIIGLVTGESLVIAMLGGCIGIALTFPMAAGVAAGFPTMFPIFNVEPSTIILSFSLSFLVGLLASVFPAIRSSRIKIVDGLRQIG, from the coding sequence ATGAAAGTGTTGAAGCTTGTCTTAAAGAACCTGCTGCGGCATAAACTGCGGACATTCCTGACGGTCCTCGGCCTCTCGTGCGCTGTCTTCGCCTTCGGGTTTCTCCGCACGATCGTCTCGGCATGGAATTCGGGTGTTGCGTCCTCCTCCTCCGTCCGCCTTATCACGCGCCACGCGGTGTCGTTCGTCTATCCGCTCCCTCTTTCCTATAAGGAGCAGATCGAAAAAGTCCCCGGTGTAACGAAAGTATCGTACGCCTACTGGTTTCAGGGAGTGTACAAGGATCAATCATTCGACAACTTTTTCCCGCGCTATGCGGTCGACGCCGAGCAGTTCCTCAGCATGTATCCCGAGTTTGTCATTCCTCCAGACCAGCTGGAGACGTTCAAGAAGGAACGGAACGCCTGCATCGTAGGAAGAAAGATCATGGAGAAGTACGGCTGGAAGATCGGGGATGTCATCCCCATCGAAGGGGACATTTACCCCGGCCATTGGCAGTTCGTGATCCGCGGAGTGTACACGGGAAAGGACAAGACGGTCGATGAGACGCAGATGTTCCTCCAGTGGTCGTACCTCGACGAGTCGCTGAAGCAGACCGCGCTGTACCGCTCCGGCCAGGTCGGATGGTACGCCGTTCAGATCGCGAACGCAAACGATGCGGCAACGGTGTCGGAAAATATCGACGCGCTGTTTGCCAATTCACCCGCAAAGACAAAAACGGAAACTGAAAAAGCGTTTCAGCAGAGCTTCGTCTCCCTTTCGAGCGCGATCCTCACTTCCCTCGAGGTCGTTTCGTACGTGATCATCGGCATCATTCTCCTCGTCCTTGCGAACACCATCATCATGTCCGCACGCGAGCGGATCAGAGAATATGCCGTGCTGAAAACGCTCGGGTTCAACGCCGGGCACATCATCGGATTGGTGACCGGCGAATCGCTGGTCATCGCCATGCTCGGCGGCTGCATCGGGATCGCGCTGACCTTCCCCATGGCGGCCGGTGTGGCGGCAGGGTTCCCGACGATGTTCCCGATTTTCAACGTCGAGCCGTCGACGATCATCCTTTCATTTTCGCTCTCGTTCCTTGTCGGACTCCTCGCCTCCGTATTTCCGGCGATACGTTCGTCGCGCATCAAAATAGTCGACGGTTTACGACAGATCGGATAA
- a CDS encoding agmatine deiminase family protein yields the protein MTKTPRQLGYRFPAEWEPQAATWFSWPHNKETWPGKFEPIPGVFTGIVKTLAQYQHVNINVVDDGMMEDVRERLRGAGVPASQFTLYKIPTNDSWCRDHGPAFVVNPAATEPLAIIDWGYNAWGGKYPPFDQDDIVPSRIAEVRQLPVFHPGIIMEGGAIDVNGEGCLLTSRSCLLNKNRNSALTQEEIEEYLREYYNVEKILWVDEGIAGDDTDGHIDDSARFVNPHTIVAVVENNPADENHAILQRNLITLQGLTDLKGNHFRIVELPMPSPLYFNDQRIPASYANFLIANNVVLVPTFQDANDPIAIEILQREFQDRTVLGIDCVDLAWGLGTLHCISQQEPLVENRQIMQGVIAEGVNSKD from the coding sequence TTGACCAAAACTCCTCGACAACTCGGATACCGTTTCCCCGCTGAGTGGGAGCCGCAGGCGGCAACGTGGTTCTCATGGCCGCACAATAAAGAGACCTGGCCCGGCAAGTTTGAGCCGATCCCCGGCGTGTTCACCGGCATTGTCAAGACACTCGCCCAGTACCAGCACGTGAATATTAATGTGGTTGACGATGGGATGATGGAGGATGTGAGGGAGCGCCTCCGTGGTGCCGGCGTCCCTGCTTCCCAATTTACACTCTATAAGATCCCGACGAACGATTCGTGGTGCCGCGATCACGGTCCAGCATTTGTCGTCAATCCCGCCGCGACCGAGCCGCTCGCAATTATCGACTGGGGGTATAATGCCTGGGGAGGGAAATACCCTCCGTTTGATCAGGATGACATTGTGCCGTCGCGAATCGCCGAAGTACGCCAACTCCCGGTCTTTCATCCCGGCATCATCATGGAAGGAGGAGCGATCGACGTCAACGGCGAGGGATGTCTGTTGACGAGCAGGTCATGTTTGCTGAATAAGAACCGGAATTCCGCTCTCACGCAAGAGGAGATCGAAGAATACCTCCGCGAGTACTATAATGTTGAAAAGATCTTGTGGGTGGATGAAGGGATCGCAGGGGACGATACCGACGGTCATATCGACGACTCGGCTCGCTTTGTCAACCCGCATACGATCGTCGCCGTCGTCGAAAATAATCCCGCCGACGAGAACCACGCAATTCTTCAAAGAAATCTCATTACGCTTCAGGGATTGACGGACCTCAAAGGAAATCACTTCCGGATCGTCGAGCTTCCGATGCCATCCCCCCTTTATTTCAATGACCAGAGGATACCGGCGAGCTACGCGAATTTTCTCATCGCAAACAATGTCGTGCTGGTGCCGACCTTTCAGGATGCGAACGACCCCATCGCGATTGAGATTCTTCAGCGTGAATTCCAAGACCGGACAGTGCTCGGGATCGATTGCGTCGATCTGGCGTGGGGACTTGGAACGCTCCATTGTATCAGCCAGCAGGAGCCGCTTGTGGAGAACAGACAAATAATGCAAGGAGTGATTGCTGAAGGAGTAAACAGTAAGGACTAA
- a CDS encoding YhbD family protein — protein sequence MDSDLISKKELLELTGISYGQLYRWKRKNLIPEEWFVKKSAFTGQETFFPRESILARIDKIKGMKEDRSLDDIAGVFSPALGQTSLTIEEVRGRKIVLDTTIQNYFNDKNPDTSVSLQTLLSLFVMDRLLHSGDVGIDEAKSAVKTMEEGYGSFEGKACELVVIRKTGVSFAALLPATSPVHFEQGLKVAARINLAQCVEELNMLL from the coding sequence ATGGACAGCGACTTGATCTCTAAGAAAGAACTGCTGGAACTCACCGGCATTTCGTACGGACAACTCTATCGATGGAAACGAAAAAACCTGATCCCGGAAGAATGGTTTGTCAAAAAATCGGCCTTCACAGGGCAGGAGACTTTCTTTCCCAGAGAGAGTATTCTGGCGCGAATCGACAAAATTAAGGGGATGAAAGAAGACCGTTCCCTTGACGACATTGCCGGTGTTTTTTCTCCTGCACTTGGTCAGACATCCCTCACCATAGAAGAGGTCAGAGGCCGAAAAATCGTTTTGGACACCACGATCCAGAATTATTTTAACGATAAGAATCCCGATACCAGTGTCTCGCTTCAAACCCTCCTCAGTTTGTTCGTGATGGATCGCCTTTTGCACTCGGGGGATGTCGGAATTGACGAAGCCAAAAGTGCAGTAAAAACGATGGAAGAAGGCTACGGCTCGTTTGAAGGAAAGGCATGCGAATTGGTTGTCATCCGCAAGACCGGAGTTTCGTTCGCGGCGCTGCTTCCAGCCACCTCACCCGTGCACTTCGAGCAAGGGTTAAAAGTAGCGGCCCGCATTAACCTCGCACAATGCGTTGAAGAATTAAATATGCTTCTATAA
- a CDS encoding DinB family protein, whose translation MDRTLDGLLEDWRRETSSTLKIFRALTDSSLGQRVTPDGRSLGLLAWHIVLAVGETGKKAGLTISLPPEDSPVPDNARAIVDAYEATAASIGNQIEEHWTGSSLEEEVHMFGQKWTRGFALASLLRHQTHHRGQMTVLMRQAGLRVPGVYGPAREEWARMGIPAKP comes from the coding sequence ATGGATAGAACACTTGATGGTCTTTTGGAAGATTGGCGCCGCGAAACATCATCGACCCTGAAAATTTTCCGCGCGCTGACCGACTCATCGCTCGGGCAAAGAGTTACGCCCGACGGAAGGTCGCTCGGTTTACTTGCCTGGCATATCGTGCTCGCTGTCGGAGAGACGGGCAAAAAAGCCGGCCTGACAATTTCCCTGCCGCCGGAAGATTCGCCAGTGCCCGACAATGCACGGGCTATTGTGGATGCCTATGAAGCCACGGCAGCGTCGATAGGAAATCAGATCGAGGAACACTGGACCGGTTCTTCGCTGGAGGAAGAGGTTCATATGTTCGGTCAGAAATGGACGCGCGGTTTTGCGCTCGCTTCATTGCTCAGGCATCAGACTCATCACCGGGGCCAGATGACGGTGCTGATGCGGCAAGCCGGCCTGCGCGTTCCCGGAGTTTACGGTCCCGCGCGCGAAGAATGGGCGCGGATGGGAATTCCCGCCAAGCCATAA
- a CDS encoding ABC transporter ATP-binding protein codes for MAEPIVQIRNLTKIYKRDSMEIPVLQNITLDIPESEFLALMGPSGSGKTTLLNLIAGIDRPNSGSLKIAGTDISTLGESALAKWRSHNVGFVFQFYNLLPVLTAYENVELPLLLTNLSKKEKREHVEAALNVVGLGDRMKHYPKQLSGGQEQRVAIARAIVTDPTIIVADEPTGDLDKKSADEILILMERLNTEFKKTIVMVTHDPHAAGKAHKVRHLEKGDLLEN; via the coding sequence ATGGCAGAGCCAATCGTTCAAATCCGCAACCTGACGAAGATCTATAAACGGGACAGCATGGAGATCCCCGTGCTGCAGAACATTACGCTTGACATCCCCGAAAGCGAATTTCTCGCGCTTATGGGACCGTCGGGGTCCGGCAAGACGACGCTGCTGAATCTTATCGCCGGCATCGACAGGCCGAACAGCGGATCGCTCAAGATCGCCGGAACGGACATCTCGACGCTCGGCGAATCTGCGCTCGCGAAATGGCGCTCGCACAACGTCGGCTTTGTCTTCCAGTTCTACAACCTTTTGCCCGTGCTCACGGCGTACGAGAACGTAGAGCTGCCATTGCTCCTGACAAACCTGTCGAAAAAGGAAAAGCGCGAACACGTGGAGGCCGCGTTGAACGTGGTCGGTCTCGGCGACCGTATGAAGCATTATCCGAAACAGCTTTCCGGCGGACAGGAACAGCGCGTCGCGATCGCACGCGCGATCGTCACCGACCCGACAATCATCGTTGCGGACGAACCGACGGGGGACCTCGACAAGAAATCGGCCGACGAAATTCTGATCCTGATGGAAAGGTTGAACACGGAGTTCAAAAAGACCATTGTCATGGTCACGCACGATCCGCACGCCGCGGGAAAGGCGCACAAAGTGCGCCATCTTGAAAAAGGGGATCTGCTGGAAAATTGA
- a CDS encoding aryl-sulfate sulfotransferase, which produces MNNLQAIASCGSGASAILGIPARSTTTLFRNLFYPAVRPRGNKLSMLLTSAYFLALTLPATALSRGEIVYFFPLPDSKYLSPSTTVIVRTKGKFDPAVLSDRSFIQLTGSESGEHPWHSSLSDDGTTVMIIPDAPFTPGERVSVQAIHPLQTLEGTTIAPPSYRFDIGATVAAVQEFRAQPPFAAPNPSRSFFTRHAGNFRSASPLVSSDSLPSDFPLPVVSHAADASADKIFLGTFKSGRAGDHQQFVTLIPSDEQYLMIVNNQGIPVFWKKTNSENMGFTLQPNGLLTYFDASSGSYLEMDSSYNVIDSYKCGNGYQTDLHELRLLADGHALLLGDDPEIVDMSKIVAGGNSNATVWGMVIQELDKNKNVIFQWRSFDHFLITDATHEDLTAASIDYVHANAIDLDADGNILLSSRHLDEITKINRTTGEIIWRWGGKNNQFQFINDSLLFSHQHSIRRTATGTMILFDNGNFRSVEFSRGVEYALDEQAKTATLVWQFRHSPDIFSMAMGSIERLADGNTLIGWGTAPLAFTEVHPDGSTALEAQFPDSIVSYRAFGFDWTQSTGATSVRKADAAPSSFSLEQNYPNPFNPSTTIRYSVARASRVRLVVYNVLGKKLATLVNDTKPAGSYTVRFDGSRCAGGVLMYRLFTPDGSFTKMMTLVK; this is translated from the coding sequence ATGAACAATTTGCAGGCCATAGCGTCCTGCGGCAGCGGGGCTTCCGCGATCCTTGGGATTCCGGCCCGAAGCACAACCACGCTCTTCCGGAATCTTTTCTATCCGGCCGTGCGTCCCCGCGGCAACAAGCTCTCGATGCTTTTGACTTCCGCATATTTTCTGGCGCTGACGCTTCCGGCGACCGCGCTTTCACGCGGAGAGATCGTCTATTTTTTTCCGCTTCCTGATTCCAAGTACCTTTCTCCGTCAACCACCGTCATTGTCCGGACAAAGGGGAAATTTGATCCCGCTGTTCTTTCGGATAGATCTTTCATTCAATTGACCGGCTCTGAGAGCGGAGAACATCCCTGGCATTCGTCGTTATCGGATGATGGAACTACAGTCATGATTATTCCCGATGCCCCGTTCACCCCGGGGGAACGAGTCTCCGTTCAAGCCATTCATCCCTTGCAGACGCTGGAGGGAACCACGATTGCGCCGCCGAGCTATCGCTTCGACATTGGCGCAACCGTTGCGGCCGTGCAGGAATTTCGGGCTCAACCCCCCTTCGCTGCGCCAAATCCTTCTCGTTCTTTTTTTACGCGCCACGCCGGCAATTTTCGCAGTGCATCGCCGCTTGTTTCATCCGACAGCCTTCCCTCAGATTTTCCATTGCCTGTTGTGAGTCACGCTGCCGATGCTTCAGCAGACAAGATATTTCTGGGCACGTTCAAATCCGGGAGGGCCGGCGACCATCAGCAATTTGTGACCCTTATTCCGTCCGATGAACAATATTTGATGATCGTGAACAACCAGGGAATACCGGTCTTCTGGAAAAAGACAAACTCGGAGAATATGGGCTTCACACTGCAGCCGAACGGCCTCTTGACCTACTTCGATGCTTCGTCCGGCAGTTATCTTGAGATGGACAGCTCGTACAACGTCATCGATAGCTATAAATGCGGAAACGGCTATCAAACGGACCTCCACGAGCTGCGCTTGCTTGCCGATGGGCATGCGCTCCTGCTCGGAGACGATCCGGAGATCGTCGACATGAGCAAGATCGTCGCCGGCGGCAATTCCAATGCAACGGTGTGGGGAATGGTCATTCAGGAGCTCGACAAGAATAAAAATGTGATTTTTCAATGGAGAAGCTTCGACCACTTTCTTATCACCGATGCGACGCACGAGGATTTGACGGCCGCCAGCATCGACTACGTCCATGCCAATGCGATCGACCTGGACGCGGACGGAAACATTCTTTTGTCGAGCAGGCATCTTGATGAAATCACAAAGATCAATCGGACCACTGGTGAGATCATCTGGAGATGGGGAGGGAAGAACAACCAATTTCAGTTCATCAATGACTCCCTTCTCTTTTCTCATCAGCATTCGATCCGCAGGACTGCAACAGGGACGATGATCCTCTTCGATAACGGGAATTTCCGGTCCGTAGAATTCTCGAGAGGCGTCGAATACGCTCTCGACGAACAGGCAAAAACTGCCACGCTTGTCTGGCAATTCAGACATTCGCCGGATATTTTTTCCATGGCGATGGGGTCGATCGAACGTCTGGCAGACGGCAATACGCTCATCGGATGGGGGACCGCGCCGCTGGCATTCACCGAGGTTCATCCCGATGGTTCCACGGCTCTTGAGGCTCAATTTCCCGACAGCATTGTCAGCTATCGCGCCTTTGGATTTGACTGGACGCAGTCGACCGGCGCAACGAGTGTGAGAAAAGCTGATGCCGCGCCGTCGTCGTTTTCCCTTGAACAAAATTATCCGAATCCATTTAATCCGAGCACGACCATTCGCTACAGTGTAGCGAGGGCGTCGCGCGTCAGACTTGTCGTCTATAATGTGCTCGGCAAAAAACTTGCCACGCTCGTGAACGACACGAAGCCGGCGGGTTCGTATACCGTGCGCTTCGACGGGTCACGCTGCGCCGGCGGCGTATTGATGTACAGATTGTTCACTCCGGACGGCTCATTTACAAAAATGATGACCCTGGTAAAGTAA
- a CDS encoding efflux RND transporter periplasmic adaptor subunit — translation MSSEAQKADLSSLRINRSASAPSESGGSKKKVILFSSIGAVVLVVAAFIIFGGGVASTEQVEIVTVSLTYPSQANTVLTASGYVVAQRKAAVASKGTGRLEYLGVIEGDRVTKGSIIGRLESSDVDAALGQARANLGVAKAGVDQAKAELDDATANYQREKSLFEKNLASEADYDPANARYKKAIAGVTSAEASLNAAEATVRAAEVQVEYTNIRAPFDGTVLTKDADVGDVITPFGAASGSRGDIVTLADMNSLEVEADVSESNISKVYTGQPCEITLDAIPDKRYHGTVHKIVPTADRAKATVLTKIQFLDRDDLVLPEMSAKAIFLSKETDKPTENSTPKISVPVSAVATRDGKKVAFLVRDESVVATPVVVGELMGSSMEIKEGLAVGDKVVNHPSAKLSSGTKIAQAK, via the coding sequence ATGTCATCTGAAGCGCAAAAAGCGGACCTGTCATCGCTCCGCATCAATAGAAGTGCCTCCGCTCCGAGCGAATCCGGCGGTTCGAAGAAGAAGGTCATTCTCTTTTCATCCATCGGCGCCGTTGTGCTCGTCGTTGCCGCGTTCATTATTTTCGGCGGAGGCGTTGCATCAACTGAACAAGTTGAAATTGTGACCGTCTCGTTGACGTACCCGTCGCAGGCGAACACGGTGCTGACGGCAAGCGGTTATGTCGTCGCCCAGCGCAAAGCGGCGGTGGCGTCCAAAGGAACCGGGCGGCTTGAATATCTCGGAGTGATCGAAGGAGACCGCGTCACGAAAGGGAGCATCATCGGGCGGCTTGAGAGCAGCGACGTCGATGCGGCGCTCGGCCAGGCGAGAGCGAATCTTGGGGTTGCGAAGGCGGGGGTGGATCAGGCCAAAGCGGAGCTCGACGACGCGACAGCGAACTATCAGCGGGAAAAATCGCTCTTCGAGAAGAATCTTGCGTCGGAGGCGGACTATGACCCGGCAAACGCCCGCTACAAAAAGGCGATCGCCGGAGTTACGTCGGCCGAAGCTTCGCTGAACGCTGCTGAAGCTACCGTCCGCGCCGCGGAGGTGCAGGTCGAATACACCAACATCCGCGCCCCGTTCGACGGAACGGTGCTCACAAAAGACGCCGACGTGGGGGACGTGATCACGCCGTTCGGGGCGGCCTCCGGTTCGCGCGGCGATATCGTGACCCTCGCTGATATGAACTCGCTCGAAGTCGAAGCCGATGTGTCGGAATCCAACATCTCAAAAGTCTACACAGGCCAGCCGTGCGAGATCACTCTCGACGCGATTCCCGATAAGCGGTACCACGGCACCGTCCACAAAATTGTCCCGACCGCCGACCGGGCGAAAGCGACCGTCCTGACGAAGATCCAGTTCCTCGACCGGGATGATCTAGTTCTTCCCGAGATGAGCGCAAAGGCGATCTTCCTGAGCAAGGAAACCGATAAACCGACGGAAAATTCCACGCCGAAAATTTCCGTGCCGGTCTCGGCAGTGGCCACGCGGGACGGGAAAAAAGTTGCCTTCCTTGTCCGCGATGAAAGCGTCGTGGCGACCCCCGTGGTCGTCGGGGAGTTGATGGGGAGCAGCATGGAGATCAAAGAGGGCCTTGCGGTCGGAGACAAGGTCGTCAATCATCCCTCGGCAAAACTCTCTTCGGGAACAAAAATAGCCCAGGCAAAATAA
- a CDS encoding ABC transporter permease: protein MKIPFSYIIRNLWTRRLTMSLTLGGITLVVFVFAAVLMLSEGVKQTLVSTGSDDNVIIVRKSAQSELVSAIGRESVANISTFPEVATGTDGKPMATADVVTIINLSKNGTKDMANVPVRGVSAGSATMRPQVKIKEGRMFRQGSSEIVIGNAVASQFQGVAVGQTVQIGSGFWTIVGVFDAGKSGFASEIWADADQLMLAFNRPVYSSLTVKLKNVDDFGAFKTRMESDQRLADLEPKREKAFYEEQSQGMAQFIRILGLIITIIFSAGAMIGAMITMYAAVANRTVEIGTMRALGFRRRSVLAAFLAEAMLLSLVGGGLGLLFASFLEFVSFSTTNFTSFTELAFGFHFTAGIALSTLVFSLFMGLVGGFLPAVRASRLDIINALRAS from the coding sequence ATGAAAATTCCTTTTTCGTACATCATTCGCAATCTCTGGACGCGCCGGCTGACGATGTCCCTTACGCTCGGCGGCATCACGCTCGTCGTTTTTGTTTTCGCCGCGGTGCTGATGCTCTCCGAAGGCGTCAAGCAAACGCTGGTTTCGACCGGGTCCGACGACAACGTCATCATCGTCAGAAAGTCGGCGCAGAGCGAGCTGGTCAGCGCGATCGGGCGGGAGTCGGTCGCGAATATCTCAACGTTCCCGGAAGTAGCGACCGGAACGGACGGCAAACCGATGGCGACGGCAGACGTGGTGACGATCATTAATTTGAGCAAGAACGGAACGAAGGATATGGCGAACGTACCGGTGCGCGGCGTCTCTGCCGGCTCAGCGACGATGCGGCCGCAGGTGAAAATAAAAGAAGGACGCATGTTCCGCCAGGGCTCGTCCGAGATCGTCATCGGCAACGCTGTGGCGTCGCAGTTTCAGGGAGTCGCCGTGGGACAGACGGTGCAGATAGGGTCCGGGTTCTGGACGATTGTCGGCGTGTTCGACGCCGGGAAAAGCGGCTTCGCTTCCGAGATCTGGGCCGATGCGGATCAGTTGATGCTTGCGTTCAACCGCCCGGTCTATTCCTCGCTCACGGTGAAATTAAAGAATGTCGACGACTTCGGCGCGTTCAAGACGCGGATGGAAAGCGATCAGCGGCTGGCCGATCTTGAACCGAAAAGAGAAAAAGCATTCTACGAAGAACAATCGCAGGGAATGGCGCAATTCATCCGCATCCTTGGCCTGATCATCACCATCATTTTCAGCGCCGGTGCGATGATCGGCGCGATGATCACGATGTATGCGGCGGTCGCGAACCGGACGGTCGAGATCGGTACGATGCGCGCCCTCGGCTTCCGCCGCAGAAGCGTCCTCGCCGCTTTCCTGGCCGAAGCGATGCTCCTCTCCCTTGTCGGCGGGGGACTGGGATTGCTCTTTGCGTCGTTTCTTGAATTCGTTTCCTTTTCCACGACGAACTTTACCTCGTTTACCGAGCTCGCGTTCGGCTTCCATTTCACCGCAGGTATCGCGCTCTCCACGCTGGTCTTTTCTCTTTTTATGGGATTGGTGGGAGGCTTCCTGCCGGCGGTCCGAGCTTCGCGGCTGGATATTATTAACGCGCTGCGGGCATCATAA
- a CDS encoding GNAT family N-acetyltransferase translates to MPPSIHIQPAVEKDIPLILRFIKELAEYERLSSQCVATEALLRGALFGEKKFAEVVIAYYENEPAGFAIFFHNFSTFLSRPGIYLEDLFVFPHFRKKGIGKALLIHLAGIAKERNCGRFEWAVLDWNEPSIAFYKKLGAVPLDDWKIFRLTGEALEFLAKSS, encoded by the coding sequence ATGCCACCCTCAATTCATATTCAGCCCGCAGTGGAAAAGGATATCCCGCTTATCCTCAGGTTCATCAAAGAGCTTGCGGAGTACGAACGCCTGTCGAGCCAGTGCGTCGCAACAGAAGCGCTCCTTCGCGGCGCGCTTTTTGGCGAGAAGAAATTTGCAGAGGTTGTCATCGCGTATTATGAGAACGAACCTGCAGGGTTCGCGATCTTCTTCCATAACTTTTCAACATTTCTTTCCCGTCCGGGAATTTACCTGGAAGACCTGTTCGTCTTTCCGCACTTCCGCAAAAAAGGGATCGGGAAAGCCCTCCTTATCCATCTCGCCGGGATTGCCAAAGAACGGAACTGCGGCCGGTTTGAATGGGCCGTGCTCGACTGGAACGAACCGTCGATCGCCTTCTACAAAAAATTGGGAGCCGTTCCTCTTGATGACTGGAAAATTTTCCGCTTAACTGGGGAAGCTCTCGAATTCCTCGCAAAAAGTTCATAA